Proteins encoded together in one Scheffersomyces stipitis CBS 6054 chromosome 5, complete sequence window:
- a CDS encoding predicted protein yields the protein MSDSEDSSIDINEYSIRDYYKLLRPLWAAKNINASYLNNHKLLRTLVDFSLTHSLYLKNLQKRELELGDIIPTKINYVDALVIKTPNNNSLNNTEHAYQYYGCFRNKFVEFCPHLAIAVYLFSRFHIPDEYGSLEFMVSDYKNKLSLEDVKLLKGNNKLSAISYSQQHKSSINALSLSGLNYKDINLNKLLVTQTLDIQEKLVSLDIDHLPHSVMLSLAGFESFTDYNIARNSVEPPQELLEQIFPFINKPNPEESLAMTRIRQLLMMLRRTLCQDMVIIKKKYPSNPVSRNPIFSSELFTNFCNEEYDQNSSDNKVDLQKIIEIQNSKIKNLEEQLGNYYSEQRVIFSNLSDFIERQNEVFQRQSEYMQKIQNSTNGLLVLLSTRNKNMIPLVQQSLSETSEFISSINNTNIKQGLNNSIELLAKLNSNTHSQQQHIVSITNNTQSIINQSIVQPPSERPSSTPFQPPPLTPKQIERQTVLRRRLSRQATTLFEMWDDFKGLEQELKDHEITVTEWLKVHGSSERQFRHTRLKIIKFIEDEAARRNCPVEFVKEKLHTKMRNRVRPWTLDEVQRMLTSGKRIDLDD from the exons ATGTCCGACTCGGAAGATAGTTCCATTGACATAAATGAATACTCGATCCGTGATTACTACAAATTGCTTCGCCCTCTATGGGCtgcaaaaaatatcaaTGCCAGTTATTTAAATAACCATAAGTTACTCCGCACTTTAGTCGATTTCTCGTTAACACATTCATTATACCtcaagaatcttcaaaagaGAGAATTAGAACTTGGTGATATAATTCCCACAAAAATTAATTATGTCGACGCTCTAGTAATCAAGACTCCCAACAATAACAGTTTAAATAACACAGAACACGCTTATCAATACTATGGATGTTTCAGAAATAAATTCGTGGAATTTTGTCCTCACTTGGCCATAGCAGTCTACTTGTTCAGTAGATTCCATATTCCAGATGAGTACGGATCACTTGAATTCATGGTCTCGgactacaagaacaaacTCTCCCTAGAAGATGTCAAGCTATTGAAAGGAAACAATAAGCTATCCGCCATATCTTATAGTCAACAACATAAATCGTCCATCAATGCCCTAAGCCTAAGTGGTTTAAACTATAAGGATATCAACCTTAATAAACTTTTAGTCACTCAAACTTTAGACATTCAAGAAAAGTTAGTTCTGTTGGACATTGACCATCTTCCTCATCTGGTCATGTTGAGCTTGGCCGGTTTCGAATCTTTCACTGACTACAATATAGCAAGAAATTCAGTAGAACCTCCACAGGAATTGCTTGAACAAATCTTCCCTTTCATCAATAAGCCAAATCCAGAAGAGTCTTTGGCCATGACTAGAATCAGACAGTTATTGATGATGCTTAGAAGGACCTTGTGTCAAGATATGGTTataatcaagaagaaatatcCATCTAATCCAGTTTCCAGAAATCCAATTTTCAGCTCGGAATTATTTACCAACTTCTgcaatgaa GAATATGATCAAAATAGCAGCGATAACAAGGTAGACCTTCAAAAAATTATCGAAATTCAAAATAGTAAAATtaagaacttggaagagcAACTAGGCAATTATTACTCTGAACAGAGGGTTATATTTTCCAATCTCAGTGATTTCATCGAGCGTCAAAATGAAGTATTTCAGCGCCAGAGTGAATACATGCAAAAGATCCaaaattctacaaatggtcttcttgttctcttATCTACGAGGAACAAGAATATGATCCCTCTAGTTCAACAAAGTCTATCAGAAACTAGTGAATTTATTTCGTCCATCAACAACACAAATATTAAACAAGGATTGAATAACAGCATTGAATTACTTGCAAAATTGAATAGCAACACACACAGCCAACAGCAACACATAGTTTCCATCACAAACAACACACAATCGATAATCAACCAAAGTATAGTACAACCACCCAGCGAGCGGCCAAGCAGCACTCCTTTCCAGCCACCACCATTAACTCCAAAACAAATAGAACGTCAAACAGTTTTGAGGAGGCGTTTGTCCAGACAGGCTACTACCTTATTTGAAATGTGGGACGATTTTAAGGGTTTGGAACAAGAGTTGAAAGACCATGAAATTACCGTGACAGAATGGTTAAAGGTTCATGGAAGTTCTGAAAGACAATTTAGACACACTCGGTTAAAGATTATCAAGTTTATTGAGGATGAGGCAGCAAGAAGGAATTGCCCagttgaatttgtcaagGAAAAACTCCATACAAAGATGAGAAATAGAGTGAGACCTTGGACTTTAGACGAAGTACAGAGAATGCTTACTTCAGGTAAGAGAATTGATTTGGACGACTAG
- the VPH3 gene encoding vacuolar ATPase V0 domain subunit a (go_component membrane~go_process proton transport) yields MQPIQLSDDSSSVAPEAIFRSAPMTLVQFYVTIELARDMVYTLGNLGDVHFRDLNSKLTPFQRTFVSELRNIDTMESQLAFLNSIMIKYETIKSDVFVNLKADMDPLPTTSEMDDMKQKITTFYDRIKHLDNSYNVLNEQKMAVVENRHVLNAVTDFHSSSLIGGYNESRISLSLSDGADDDNVALLNNRNNSMELGSETINLEESGFDAISGTIVREKVPLLRNILWRTMRGNLYFHDVPIDNEKLFDYNATQEELVNKNVFIVYIHGDLLRTRVRRIIQSLDGNIFDNVNGGASARAATSSELNAKITDLNNIVMTTKNHLIAELLIFQEAYPDYCFIVQRDKLIYQTLNKFDEDSTRRCLVGEGWIPTSDFGLIRQTLRHLVREKTRRGDGESDSQESVPLTQQGSSPNPVSQTYTNLGSGNSSLFAIDDATDDFSELEDEEYGSLIAIVNELSTNRTPPTYHNVNKFTSAFQSIIDAYGIATYQEVNPGLATIVTFPFMFAIMFGDIGHGLIVLLISLYLIKNEVHFGAMRNKDEIFEMAFNGRYIILLMGLFSMYTGFLYNDIFSKTITLFKSGWVWNFPKDYDFTKDGPVTLVAEKAARTYPIGLDWAWHGAENNLLFTNSYKMKLSVLMGFVHMNYSLFFSLVNYRYFKSRVDIIGNFIPGFLFMQSIFGYLSLTIVYKWSVDWLGKGKQPPGLLNMLINMFLAPGKVEEQLYPGQKYIQVFLVLVALVCVPWILVYKPLTLKRQNDRAIQLGYKDLHSQANHSIQLHEEMEATQLEEDLNHDPDDDDFEISDDDFHFPNDIEPLHHNSTSHGEDGSDFNFGDIVIHQVIHTIEFCLNCVSHTASYLRLWALSLAHAQLSTVLWTMTIQNAFYTTGNAGIAMVVALFGLWFILTVCILVLMEGTSAMLHSLRLHWVEAMSKFFEGEGYAYEPFTFKSIDL; encoded by the coding sequence ATGCAGCCTATTCAGCTATCTGATGATCTGTCTTCTGTTGCTCCGGAGGCGATTTTCCGGTCAGCCCCTATGACGTTAGTGCAGTTCTATGTGACAATAGAGTTGGCTAGAGATATGGTTTATACTTTGGGGAATCTTGGCGATGTCCATTTCCGAGACTTAAACTCCAAGTTGACACCATTTCAGAGGACATTTGTGCTGGAATTGCGTAACATTGACACCATGGAATCACAGCTTGCATTCCTCAATTCCATTATGATTAAGTATGAAACGATCAAGAGTGATGTGTTTGTCAATTTGAAGGCGGATATGGACCCGCTTCCTACTACGTCAGAGATGGACGACatgaaacagaaaatcaCAACGTTTTACGACAGAATAAAGCACTTGGATAACTCGTACAACGTACTAAATGAACAGAAGATGGCAGTAGTGGAAAACAGACATGTGCTCAATGCTGTAACCGACTTCCACAGCAGCAGTCTTATAGGTGGATATAACGAGTCGCGTATTTCTCTCTCTCTTTCTGATGGTGCAGATGATGATAATGTAGCACTTTTGAATAACAGAAACAACAGCATGGAATTGGGTTCCGAAACAatcaatcttgaagagtCAGGTTTCGATGCCATTTCCGGGACAATTGTAAGAGAAAAAGTACCTCTTTTGAGAAACATCTTATGGAGAACCATGAGAGGTAACTTGTATTTCCATGACGTGCCAATAGATAACGAGAAATTGTTTGACTATAATGCAACCCAGGAGGAGTTGGTCAACAAGAACGTCTTTATTGTGTATATACATGGAGATTTGTTGAGAACACGAGTGAGAAGAATCATCCAGTCCCTTGATGGGAACATCTTCGACAATGTCAACGGGGGAGCATCTGCCAGGGCAGCTACCTCTTCTGAATTAAATGCGAAGATCACGgatttgaacaatattGTTATGACCACCAAGAACCATCTCATTGCCGAGTTGTTAATTTTTCAGGAGGCGTACCCAGACTATTGCTTTATAGTACAAAGGGACAAGTTAATCTACCAAACACTCAACAAGTTCGATGAAGACAGCACTAGAAGGTGCTTGGTAGGAGAAGGTTGGATTCCCACCTCTGACTTTGGACTTATTCGTCAAACATTGAGACATCTCGTACGAGAAAAGACTCGTCGTGGCGACGGAGAAAGTGACTCTCAGGAATCGGTTCCTTTAACTCAACAAGGGTCATCTCCAAATCCCGTGAGCCAGACGTATACTAATCTTGGTAGTGGTAATTCATCGTTATTTGCCATTGATGATGCAACAgacgatttttcagagttggaagacgaagaataTGGTTCTTTGATCGCTATTGTCAATGAACTTTCGACTAACCGTACCCCGCCTACCTATCATAATGTAAACAAATTCACTTCCGCTTTCCAGCTGATTATAGACGCCTATGGTATAGCCACGTACCAAGAAGTGAATCCAGGATTGGCCACGATTGTAACATTTCCCTTTATGTTCGCCATCATGTTTGGTGATATCGGACATGGTTTGATAGTCTTGCTCATCAGTTTGTACCTTATCAAAAATGAGGTGCACTTTGGTGCCATGAGGAATAAGGAtgaaatttttgaaatGGCTTTCAATGGTAGATACATCATCTTGCTTATGGGTCTTTTCTCCATGTACACTGGATTTTTATACAATGATATCTTCTCTAAAACAATTACCTTATTCAAATCTGGCTGGGTATGGAATTTTCCTAAGGATTACGATTTTACCAAAGACGGTCCGGTGACATTGGTTGCTGAGAAGGCCGCACGCACATATCCTATAGGTCTCGATTGGGCCTGGCACGGAGCTgaaaacaacttgttgttcaCCAATTCATACAAAATGAAACTTTCTGTTTTGATGGGTTTTGTCCATATGAACTACTCGTTGTTTTTTAGTTTGGTCAACTATAGATATTTCAAGTCTAGGGTCGATATCATCGGTAACTTCATTCCTGGTTTCTTATTCATGCAGAGTATATTTGGTTATTTGTCTTTGACCATCGTCTACAAATGGTCAGTAGACTGGTTAGGAAAAGGTAAGCAACCTCCAGGTTTACTTAATATGTTAATCAATATGTTTTTGGCTCCAGGtaaagttgaagaacaattgTACCCAGGTCAGAAGTATATTCAGGTATTCTTGGTTCTTGTCGCATTAGTTTGTGTTCCATGGATTTTGGTGTACAAACCTTTGACATTAAAACGTCAAAATGATAGAGCAATTCAATTGGGTTACAAGGACTTACACTCGCAAGCCAACCATTCTATTCAACTACACGAAGAAATGGAAGCCACGcaattagaagaagatttgaatCACGATCCcgatgatgatgattttGAGATTCTGGACGATGATTTCCATTTCCCAAATGATATTGAGCCTTTGCATCATAATTCGACCTCCCATGGCGAAGACGGAAGCgatttcaattttggaGATATAGTTATTCATCAAGTAATTCACACAATTGAATTCTGTTTGAATTGTGTCAGTCATACTGCTTCCTACTTGAGATTGTGGGCTTTATCTTTAGCTCATGCACAACTTTCAACTGTGTTATGGACAATGACTATCCAAAACGCATTTTATACAACAGGCAATGCAGGAATAGCAATGGTTGTTGCGCTCTTTGGTCTTTGGTTTATATTGACGGTGTGTATCTTAGTTTTGATGGAAGGAACATCGGCTATGTTGCATTCGCTCAGATTACATTGGGTTGAGGCTATgtccaagttctttgagGGCGAAGGCTATGCGTACGAACCCTTTACATTCAAATCAATTGATTTATAG
- the HRD3 gene encoding protein responsible for ER-associated degradation (ERAD) of numerous ER-resident proteins (HMG-CoA Reductase Degradation responsible for ER-associated degradation (ERAD) of numerous ER-resident proteins) translates to MKIHYIAHIFILSFAIATSFESGYYRQALRYLAEIPDDSYRGSPLYNNDNIDDNLYIPNYNSTLKDYDGRQIRHVPEIITKKVLPLLETAAAENDQMAMITLADIYTFGNYSVTVDYPKALQYYHKAVENTGNGHAYFMLGFMYSTGMFGEIDADDSKAIMYYQFGMENGDSNSIMALAYRHYYGIGTPENCELAMHYYSRLAHFGYDMIQKNIGDVDKGLRYNIKIVDFNGGLYGNKLSESANSIFSRTRRHNKDKEEFLEFFDIDDHQYINFYQNAITHYSGDYFLPKNYTRAFEYIQDCVGLGEQMYGSSNYHRINEIDSTFLSHCQALLGHMYLTGEGVPKNYDKAMKWLRNSIVVARNSEALIDLGEVYENGLGNESINTSMALSIYREAGETSALGKLKQAKLLMSMSPENDPRKGKFAKDIYSSIKKATFSGSTEGLYYFTEFLQSGLASQIEPERAVTCPGTTICYKVFVEKLEHIFLPQLSYAFEELIYGNFKNALLGYSMAAEQGLENAQISTAYLLYQLQPILSTRAEKSFDHERVSASVRYLERASQQDNVDATLLLGDMFLNGLHNTLEKDNDRAFNYYMRAAVSLKSSYGAYKVGNMYEYGLGPVNDSVDYFMAKRYYDLSIDIKKNLEDKTSKSSNKTPINWALLRLRLKYVFNRKQFKNQEESSGSSGWFNAFKKISNAGKQANEGTDRASDRARAHHEGGDFLRDDEFEEYDIGDYLVIFLTFMFFVVFFIQNVIRQARRMRQGNNVPNEEQQNQNGWNFRFNFNGIGAAARAGNFEFHFFAI, encoded by the coding sequence ATGAAGATACACTATATTGCCCATATTTTCATACTATCTTTTGCAATAGCAACTCTGTTCGAGTCTGGTTACTACCGACAAGCTTTAAGATATCTAGCGGAAATTCCTGACGATTCATACCGAGGATCGCCGTTGTACAATAACGACAATATCGACGACAACTTATATATACCCAATTATAACTCCACACTCAAGGATTACGATGGCAGGCAAATACGGCACGTACCAGAGATTATTACCAAGAAAGTTTTGCCACTATTAGAGACTGCAGCTGCGGAAAATGACCAAATGGCCATGATAACATTGGCTGACATCTATACGTTTGGCAATTACTCTGTAACTGTAGATTATCCCAAGGCATTGCAGTACTATCATAAGGCTGTAGAAAATACCGGAAACGGTCATGCGTATTTCATGCTTGGATTTATGTATTCAACGGGTATGTTCGGAGAAATAGATGCTGACGATTCTAAAGCTATAATGTACTATCAGTTTGGCATGGAAAACGGCGACCTGAACTCTATCATGGCTTTAGCGTATCGTCATTACTACGGAATAGGGACTCCGGAGAATTGCGAACTTGCAATGCACTATTACTCGCGATTGGCTCATTTTGGCTATGATATGATACAGAAGAACATAGGTGATGTAGACAAAGGTTTGCGCTACAACATCAAGATCGTAGATTTCAACGGTGGGCTCTATGGGAACAAACTCAGCGAATCGGCCAATTCTATTTTCTCCCGGACGAGAAGGCACAATAAAGACAAGGAAgagtttcttgaattcttcgATATCGACGATCACCAGTACATCAACTTCTATCAGAATGCTATAACCCATTACTCTGGTGattattttcttccaaaaaaCTATACAAGGGCATTCGAGTACATTCAAGACTGTGTAGGTTTGGGTGAACAGATGTACGGCTCCCTGAATTATCATAGAATAAATGAGATAGACAGCACCTTTCTCAGTCACTGTCAAGCTCTTTTGGGCCACATGTATCTAACTGGTGAAGGAGTACCGAAGAATTATGATAAAGCAATGAAATGGTTACGTAATTCCATTGTAGTAGCACGAAACTCAGAAGCCTTGATTGACCTAGGCGAAGTGTACGAGAATGGATTAGGTAACGAATCTATCAACACTTCCATGGCTTTGAGTATCTACCGGGAAGCAGGTGAAACTTCAGCATTAGGAAAATTAAAGCAGGCCAAGTTGCTAATGCTGATGAGTCCAGAAAATGACCCTAGGAAAGGGAAGTTCGCCAAGGACATATACTCCAGTATCAAAAAGGCTACTTTCAGTGGAAGCACCGAAGGTTTATACTACTTCACCGAGTTCTTACAATCTGGACTAGCCTCGCAAATAGAACCTGAGAGAGCCGTCACTTGTCCAGGAACCACTATTTGCTATAAGGTCTTcgttgaaaaattggagcATATATTCTTGCCTCAGTTATCTTATGCTTTCGAAGAGTTGATATATGGAAACTTTAAGAATGCCCTCCTCGGCTACCTGATGGCAGCTGAACAAGGATTGGAAAACGCACAAATATCAACTGCCTACTTGCTCTACCAATTACAACCAATTCTATCTACTCgagctgaaaaatcattTGATCATGAAAGAGTTTCTGCTTCTGTCCGATACCTTGAAAGAGCTTCTCAACAAGATAACGTAGATGCTACCCTTCTCTTGGGGGATATGTTCTTGAACGGATTACACAACACGTTAGAGAAAGATAATGATAGAGCTTTCAATTACTATATGAGGGCAGCTGTATCCTTAAAATCATCGTATGGTGCCTATAAAGTAGGTAATATGTATGAGTATGGATTGGGTCCAGTCAATGATTCGGTTGATTACTTCATGGCCAAACGTTACTACGACTTGAGTATTGATATTaagaagaatttggaaGATAAGACTAGCAAGCTGAGTAACAAGACCCCAATTAATTGGGCCCTCTTGAGATTGAGATTGAAGTATGTGTTTAACCGAAAGCAATTCAAGAATCAAGAGGAATCTTCTGGGTCTTCAGGTTGGTTCAATGCATTTAAGAAAATCAGCAATGCAGGTAAACAGGCAAATGAAGGTACTGATAGAGCGAGTGACCGAGCAAGAGCTCATCACGAAGGAGGTGATTTCTTGAGGGATGACGAATTTGAAGAGTACGATATTGGTGATTATCTTGTGATCTTCCTTACATTCATGTTCtttgtcgtcttctttATTCAGAATGTTATCCGCCAGGCACGCAGAATGCGACAAGGAAACAATGTTCCAAATGAAGAGCAACAGAATCAAAATGGCTGGAACTTTCgattcaatttcaatgGAATCGGTGCAGCAGCAAGGGCAGGAAACTTCGAATTTCacttttttgcaatttaG